A genomic segment from Modestobacter roseus encodes:
- a CDS encoding HelD family protein: MQDPERAAEQPAVDDLYRRLDAARELAVMRFRQALAMPVINPQSLGEREAAARFQSARITALDAADHGLVIGRLDREAAPQPLYIGRVGLPADDPAGDPALVDWRAPASRPFYTATAFRPEGVVRRRHIRTRGRAVTAVNDEVLTVDPERGDGPELTGEAALMAALTAERTGRMTDIVATIQAEQDAIIRSDVRGVLVVQGGPGTGKTAVALHRAAYLLYTHRERLARSGLLVVGPTPTFLRYIADVLPALGETGVLLSGLGQLRPGLDARGTDAPAVAELKGRLAMVDVLKAAVRDREVVPRGGRQLVVDGVRISLRGPDLTSCRTVGRRASRMHNIARPAFARAVVDLVTDRFLGRIGNDVRGAESLLSRRDVDDVRREMAADAGVRELIDEMWPLLSPEQLLRDLLADPDRIRRVTKGWTDTDRALLHRRAGAEWTPADVPLLEELDELLGHDDSAERAAEARRRRQAREHAQETLDLLYGSRSHDADEDEESEELTAVDLLDAEMLADRETEVDVRSAAERAATDRTWTFGHVVVDEAQELSPMTWRLLARKCPTRSMTVVGDLAQTGSLAGATDWAQALGPHAEGQWRLAQLTVNYRTPTEIMDVAADVLAASDAVAAAPRSVRSTGVPPTAHRVTEEALAARTAELAAELAAQGGTAAVIVPPSRHEAVATALPGAQTGPAADSSRGTVVLLPGEAKGLEFDSVVVVDPQGVLDEGVRGHSDLYVALTRATQRMAVVHPGDLPDELSRLADA, encoded by the coding sequence GTGCAGGACCCCGAGCGGGCGGCCGAGCAGCCGGCCGTCGACGACCTCTACCGCCGGCTGGACGCCGCGCGCGAGCTCGCCGTCATGCGGTTCCGCCAAGCGCTGGCGATGCCCGTGATCAACCCGCAGTCCCTCGGTGAGCGGGAGGCCGCGGCCCGGTTCCAGTCGGCCCGGATCACCGCGCTGGACGCCGCCGACCACGGGCTGGTGATCGGCCGGCTGGACCGCGAGGCGGCGCCGCAGCCGCTCTACATCGGCCGGGTCGGGCTGCCCGCCGACGACCCCGCGGGCGACCCGGCGCTGGTCGACTGGCGGGCGCCGGCGTCCCGGCCGTTCTACACCGCCACCGCGTTCCGCCCCGAGGGCGTCGTCCGGCGCCGGCACATCCGCACCCGCGGGCGCGCCGTCACCGCGGTCAACGACGAGGTGCTCACCGTCGACCCCGAGCGCGGCGACGGCCCCGAGCTCACCGGCGAGGCCGCGCTGATGGCCGCGCTGACCGCCGAGCGCACCGGCCGGATGACCGACATCGTCGCCACCATCCAGGCCGAGCAGGACGCCATCATCCGCAGCGACGTCCGCGGCGTGCTCGTCGTCCAGGGCGGCCCGGGCACCGGCAAGACCGCCGTCGCCCTGCACCGCGCGGCCTACCTGCTCTACACCCACCGCGAGCGGCTGGCCCGCAGCGGCCTGCTCGTCGTCGGCCCGACACCGACCTTCCTGCGCTACATCGCCGACGTGCTCCCCGCGCTGGGCGAGACCGGCGTGCTGCTCTCCGGCCTGGGGCAGCTCCGCCCCGGGCTGGATGCCCGCGGCACCGACGCACCGGCGGTGGCCGAGCTCAAGGGCCGCCTGGCGATGGTCGACGTGCTCAAGGCCGCCGTCCGCGACCGCGAGGTCGTACCCCGGGGCGGCCGCCAGCTCGTCGTCGACGGGGTGCGCATCAGCCTGCGCGGGCCCGACCTCACCAGCTGCCGCACGGTGGGCCGGCGCGCCTCGCGCATGCACAACATCGCCCGCCCGGCGTTCGCCCGGGCCGTGGTCGACCTGGTCACCGACCGCTTCCTCGGCCGGATCGGCAACGACGTGCGCGGCGCGGAGAGCCTGCTCTCGCGCCGCGACGTCGACGACGTGCGCCGCGAGATGGCCGCCGACGCCGGGGTGCGCGAGCTGATCGACGAGATGTGGCCGCTGCTCTCCCCCGAGCAGCTGCTGCGCGACCTGCTGGCCGACCCCGACCGCATCCGGCGGGTCACCAAGGGGTGGACCGACACCGACCGCGCGCTGCTGCACCGCCGGGCCGGCGCCGAGTGGACCCCCGCCGACGTGCCGCTGCTGGAGGAGCTCGACGAGCTGCTCGGCCACGACGACAGCGCCGAGCGGGCCGCGGAGGCCCGGCGCCGGCGGCAGGCGCGCGAGCACGCGCAGGAGACCCTCGACCTGCTGTACGGCTCGCGCTCGCACGACGCCGACGAGGACGAGGAGAGCGAGGAGCTCACCGCCGTCGACCTGCTGGACGCCGAGATGCTGGCCGACCGGGAGACCGAGGTCGACGTCCGCAGCGCCGCCGAGCGGGCCGCGACCGACCGCACCTGGACCTTCGGGCACGTCGTCGTCGACGAGGCGCAGGAGCTCTCCCCGATGACCTGGCGGCTGCTGGCCCGCAAGTGCCCGACCCGGTCGATGACCGTGGTCGGCGACCTGGCCCAGACCGGCAGCCTGGCCGGCGCGACCGACTGGGCGCAGGCGCTCGGCCCGCACGCCGAGGGGCAGTGGCGGCTGGCCCAGCTGACCGTCAACTACCGGACGCCGACCGAGATCATGGACGTCGCCGCCGACGTGCTCGCCGCGAGCGACGCGGTCGCCGCCGCGCCCCGCTCGGTGCGCAGCACCGGCGTGCCGCCGACCGCGCACCGGGTGACCGAGGAGGCGCTCGCGGCCCGGACGGCGGAGCTGGCCGCCGAGCTGGCCGCGCAGGGCGGCACCGCGGCGGTCATCGTCCCGCCCAGCCGGCACGAGGCCGTCGCCACCGCGCTGCCCGGCGCCCAGACCGGCCCGGCCGCCGACTCCTCCCGCGGCACGGTGGTGCTGCTGCCGGGTGAGGCCAAGGGGCTGGAGTTCGACTCGGTCGTCGTCGTCGACCCGCAGGGCGTGCTCGACGAGGGCGTGCGCGGGCACAGCGACCTGTACGTGGCGCTGACCCGGGCCACCCAGCGGATGGCCGTCGTGCACCCCGGCGACCTGCCCGACGAGCTGTCCCGCCTCGCCGACGCCTGA
- a CDS encoding EthD family reductase, whose protein sequence is MVHRLIVQYGRPTDPAEFDRHYREVHVGLAQAIPGLLRFTLGHPASMDPTAPAPYLIAELDFESAEAMAAGMGSAAGRAAGVDVASFATGGASMAAFDVDDVTPGG, encoded by the coding sequence GTGGTGCACCGACTGATCGTCCAGTACGGCCGGCCGACCGACCCGGCGGAGTTCGACCGGCACTACCGGGAGGTGCACGTCGGCCTGGCGCAGGCGATCCCCGGCCTGCTGCGGTTCACCCTCGGCCACCCCGCCTCGATGGACCCGACCGCGCCGGCGCCCTACCTGATCGCCGAGCTCGACTTCGAGTCCGCCGAGGCGATGGCCGCCGGGATGGGCTCGGCAGCGGGCCGGGCCGCCGGGGTGGACGTCGCCTCCTTCGCCACCGGCGGGGCGAGCATGGCCGCCTTCGACGTGGACGACGTCACCCCGGGGGGCTGA
- a CDS encoding GNAT family N-acetyltransferase has product MAGTPLIRPYRAGDRAAVYDVCVRTADAGGDARGQWSTDDLMPDLFAGPYVDLEPGLAFVLDDGERAVGYVVGTADTAAFVRRWRAEWLPRTAGRYPRPPEPPRDAEQAMVALLYRPERMLRPELAPFPAHLHIDLLPEHQGRGHGRALVDTFRAAAAGAGAPALHLGMVATNTRARAFYDRLGFTEIAVADAGPTTYLGSPTT; this is encoded by the coding sequence ATGGCAGGCACGCCGCTGATCCGCCCCTACCGGGCGGGCGACCGGGCCGCGGTCTACGACGTCTGCGTCCGTACCGCGGACGCCGGTGGCGACGCCCGCGGGCAGTGGTCCACCGACGACCTGATGCCCGACCTCTTCGCCGGGCCCTACGTCGACCTCGAGCCCGGCCTGGCGTTCGTGCTCGACGACGGCGAGCGCGCGGTCGGCTACGTGGTCGGCACCGCGGACACCGCCGCCTTCGTGCGCAGGTGGCGGGCCGAGTGGCTGCCGCGGACCGCCGGGCGGTACCCGCGGCCACCGGAGCCGCCCCGGGATGCGGAGCAGGCGATGGTGGCGCTGTTGTACCGGCCGGAGCGGATGCTGCGCCCGGAGCTGGCCCCGTTCCCGGCCCACCTGCACATCGACCTGCTGCCCGAGCACCAGGGCCGCGGGCACGGTCGGGCGCTGGTCGACACCTTCCGCGCCGCGGCCGCCGGCGCCGGCGCGCCCGCTCTGCACCTGGGCATGGTCGCCACCAACACCCGCGCCCGGGCCTTCTACGACCGGCTCGGGTTCACCGAGATCGCCGTGGCCGACGCCGGTCCGACGACCTACCTGGGGTCGCCGACCACCTAG
- a CDS encoding glutathione S-transferase family protein, producing the protein MSTSKSGSGYVEKGQDYQRDQNYITDRITADGSSGWPVEADRYRLVIARACPWANRAAIVRRLLGLEQVISMGICGPTHDERSWTFDLDPDGRDPVLGYERLQQAFFARDPEYPRGITVPAMVDVPTGAVVTNDFKQMTLDFSTEWWEFHRDGAPDLYPEHLRAEMDEVIERIFTEVNNGVYRCGFAGSQRAYDKAYERLWTAMDWLEERLTTRRFLMGDTITEADVRLFTTLARFDAVYHGHFKCNRNKLTEMPALWGYARDLFQTPGFGDTTDFPQIKEHYYVVHADINPTQIIPMGPDTSVWLTAHHREELGGRPFGDGTPPGPPIDGEVVPAEHGPGGIGHR; encoded by the coding sequence GTGAGCACCTCGAAGAGCGGCAGCGGCTACGTCGAAAAGGGCCAGGACTACCAGCGCGACCAGAACTACATCACCGACCGGATCACCGCCGATGGCTCCAGCGGGTGGCCGGTCGAGGCCGACCGCTACCGGCTGGTGATCGCCCGGGCGTGCCCGTGGGCGAACCGGGCGGCCATCGTCCGCCGGCTGCTGGGCCTCGAGCAGGTCATCTCGATGGGCATCTGCGGTCCGACGCACGACGAGCGCAGCTGGACCTTCGACCTCGACCCGGACGGCCGCGACCCGGTGCTGGGCTACGAGCGGCTGCAGCAGGCGTTCTTCGCCCGCGACCCGGAGTACCCGCGCGGCATCACCGTGCCCGCGATGGTCGACGTCCCGACCGGCGCCGTGGTCACCAACGACTTCAAGCAGATGACCCTGGACTTCTCCACCGAGTGGTGGGAGTTCCACCGCGACGGCGCCCCCGACCTCTACCCCGAGCACCTGCGGGCGGAGATGGACGAGGTGATCGAGCGGATCTTCACCGAGGTCAACAACGGGGTCTACCGCTGCGGGTTCGCCGGTTCCCAGCGCGCCTACGACAAGGCCTACGAGCGGCTGTGGACGGCGATGGACTGGCTGGAGGAGCGGCTGACCACCCGCCGGTTCCTGATGGGCGACACCATCACCGAGGCCGACGTCCGGCTGTTCACCACGCTGGCCCGCTTCGACGCCGTCTACCACGGCCACTTCAAGTGCAACCGGAACAAGCTGACCGAGATGCCGGCGCTGTGGGGCTACGCCCGCGACCTGTTCCAGACCCCGGGCTTCGGTGACACCACCGACTTCCCGCAGATCAAGGAGCACTACTACGTGGTGCACGCCGACATCAACCCGACCCAGATCATCCCGATGGGCCCGGACACCTCGGTCTGGCTGACCGCGCACCACCGCGAGGAGCTCGGCGGCCGCCCGTTCGGCGACGGCACCCCGCCCGGCCCGCCGATCGACGGCGAGGTCGTCCCGGCCGAGCACGGCCCGGGCGGCATCGGGCACCGCTGA
- a CDS encoding ATP-grasp domain-containing protein yields the protein MPAPRRALVLTAGRARGSLAAVRALHQAGWTVGVGTPDGAGMVTTSRACARAHRVARPRGDCRDFLDGIRDAVADGGYDVVFGGGDDWMAALALYRDEVPAVVPHPAADVVDRALDKVGLTERARAVGLAAPRTELATEASVAGWQGPVVVKCRAHWRPQHAHPHRIEARSYPDVRAAGTRIERLREAGLEPVLQQPVEGELTALIGLFVDGELRGRVHQRSPRLWPTPSGVSCRAETLPVDPGLTACATDLLTDLGWSGLVELQFLRDDDGVPHLIDLNGRFFGSMALANAAGANLADAWGRQVLGRPVPPLADARPGVRFLWTAGDLRRAAVERRGGLVADVASTLRWLPGATTSVWRLADPGPTLELVTSRFRRRRRSVAER from the coding sequence ATGCCTGCTCCCCGACGTGCCCTCGTGCTCACCGCGGGCCGGGCCCGGGGCTCGCTCGCCGCCGTGCGCGCGCTGCACCAGGCGGGATGGACCGTCGGCGTCGGCACGCCGGACGGCGCCGGGATGGTGACCACCTCACGGGCGTGCGCCCGGGCGCACCGGGTGGCGCGGCCGCGGGGTGACTGCCGCGACTTCCTCGACGGGATCCGGGACGCGGTGGCCGACGGCGGCTACGACGTGGTCTTCGGGGGCGGTGACGACTGGATGGCCGCGCTCGCCCTGTACCGCGACGAGGTGCCCGCGGTGGTGCCGCACCCGGCCGCGGACGTGGTGGACCGGGCGCTGGACAAGGTGGGGCTGACCGAACGTGCTCGGGCCGTCGGGCTCGCCGCGCCGCGCACCGAGCTCGCCACCGAGGCGTCCGTGGCCGGCTGGCAGGGGCCCGTCGTGGTCAAGTGCCGGGCGCACTGGCGGCCCCAGCACGCGCACCCGCACCGGATCGAGGCGCGCTCGTACCCCGACGTGCGGGCCGCGGGGACCAGGATCGAACGGCTCCGGGAGGCGGGGCTCGAGCCGGTGCTCCAGCAGCCGGTCGAGGGGGAGCTGACCGCGCTGATCGGGCTGTTCGTCGACGGCGAGCTGCGGGGCCGCGTGCACCAGCGCTCACCGCGGCTGTGGCCCACCCCGAGCGGGGTCTCCTGCCGGGCGGAGACCCTCCCGGTCGACCCCGGGCTGACCGCCTGCGCCACCGACCTGTTGACCGACCTGGGCTGGTCGGGACTGGTCGAGCTGCAGTTCCTGCGGGACGACGACGGCGTCCCCCACCTCATCGACCTCAACGGCCGGTTCTTCGGCTCGATGGCGCTGGCCAACGCCGCGGGCGCCAACCTCGCCGATGCCTGGGGCCGCCAGGTGCTCGGCCGGCCGGTCCCCCCGCTGGCCGACGCACGGCCGGGCGTGCGGTTCCTGTGGACCGCGGGCGACCTGCGCCGGGCCGCGGTGGAGCGGCGCGGCGGCCTGGTGGCCGACGTGGCGTCGACGCTCCGCTGGCTGCCCGGCGCGACCACCAGCGTCTGGCGGCTGGCGGACCCGGGGCCGACCCTGGAGCTGGTGACCTCCCGGTTCCGCCGTCGCCGGCGGAGCGTCGCCGAGCGCTGA
- a CDS encoding DUF1810 domain-containing protein, producing MPADPFDLQRFVDAQDAGGTYDQALAELRAGSKRSHWMWFVFPQVAGLGRSPMAQRYAVSGAEQARAYLAHPVLGPRLVACARALLDLATTDPVAVLGGIDAQKLRSSATLFAAVAEEPAFGAVLDRFFAGDRDDATLARL from the coding sequence ATGCCCGCGGACCCCTTCGACCTGCAGCGCTTCGTCGACGCCCAGGACGCCGGCGGCACGTACGACCAGGCGCTGGCCGAGCTGCGCGCCGGCAGCAAGCGCAGCCACTGGATGTGGTTCGTCTTCCCGCAGGTCGCCGGCCTGGGCCGCAGCCCGATGGCGCAGCGCTACGCGGTCAGCGGCGCCGAGCAGGCGCGGGCGTACCTGGCCCACCCGGTGCTCGGCCCGCGCCTGGTGGCGTGTGCGCGGGCGCTGCTCGACCTGGCCACCACCGACCCGGTCGCCGTCCTCGGGGGGATCGACGCGCAGAAGCTGCGCTCGTCGGCGACGCTGTTCGCCGCCGTCGCCGAGGAGCCGGCGTTCGGCGCGGTCCTGGACCGGTTCTTCGCCGGCGACCGGGACGACGCCACCCTCGCCCGCCTCTGA
- the murJ gene encoding murein biosynthesis integral membrane protein MurJ, with translation MTSDRHRGRGRLPAPGRGIARAATLLVSLTAVSQVLGFVRDAVIAAVFGAGAALDAYLVSQGVMNLVLALMAGALARAVVPPVSRAAAAGESGRADRTVQSVLTLAVLVLLVGAGLVLAGTEQVVAVLAPGFDEATAELAVELTRIVLVAALFIAGTDILAAAAQAHGRFFGSGVQGVPFNLVMIAAAVWAGPRFGIEALAVGFVAGSAVRLLTQLPAVRAAGIRLRPRLALRDPDVREVLRLTPPLLVGSAVLNVNTLVDRAVGSSQVEGVITALNLGFRVVSLVESLLVATVVAALYPAFSAAGTPDRRAELRSLVDRALRAVLLVLLPVTVVLVVAARPLVQLVFGRGDFDAAAVAATTTAATWYAAATLGLALRSITSRACLAVGDRRTPTVVALLAMAVNVVGDLTLGVAYGIAGIALSTSLSLVLAAGLSIALLARRHDGVSLGPLARSVARLGGAALLGGLLAAGALAGLGPGDDGAPDALLRLAVAGSVVAGVHLAVLVAIRAPELAELRSLPGLRRRPGHRA, from the coding sequence ATGACCAGCGACCGGCACCGGGGCAGGGGCCGCCTGCCCGCTCCGGGCCGGGGCATCGCCCGGGCGGCGACCCTGCTGGTGTCGCTCACCGCGGTGAGCCAGGTGCTGGGGTTCGTCCGGGACGCGGTCATCGCCGCGGTCTTCGGGGCCGGGGCGGCGCTGGACGCCTACCTGGTCTCCCAGGGCGTGATGAACCTGGTGCTGGCGCTGATGGCCGGTGCGCTCGCCCGCGCGGTGGTGCCGCCGGTGAGCCGGGCAGCGGCCGCCGGGGAGAGCGGCCGGGCCGATCGCACGGTGCAGTCGGTGCTGACCCTCGCCGTGCTGGTCCTGCTGGTGGGCGCCGGGCTGGTGCTGGCCGGCACCGAGCAGGTGGTCGCGGTGCTGGCGCCCGGGTTCGACGAGGCGACCGCGGAGCTCGCCGTCGAGCTGACCCGGATCGTGCTGGTGGCCGCGCTGTTCATCGCCGGCACCGACATCCTCGCCGCCGCTGCGCAGGCCCACGGCCGGTTCTTCGGCTCCGGGGTGCAGGGCGTGCCGTTCAACCTGGTGATGATCGCCGCCGCGGTCTGGGCCGGCCCGCGGTTCGGCATCGAGGCGCTCGCCGTCGGGTTCGTGGCGGGCTCCGCGGTGCGGTTGCTCACCCAGCTGCCCGCCGTCCGGGCCGCCGGCATCCGGCTGCGACCCCGGCTGGCGCTGCGTGACCCGGACGTGCGCGAGGTGCTGCGGCTGACCCCTCCGCTGCTGGTGGGCAGTGCCGTGCTCAACGTCAACACCCTGGTGGACCGGGCCGTGGGATCCAGCCAGGTGGAGGGCGTGATCACCGCGCTGAACCTGGGCTTCCGGGTGGTCAGCCTGGTGGAGTCGCTGTTGGTGGCCACCGTGGTCGCGGCCCTGTACCCGGCGTTCAGCGCCGCCGGCACCCCCGACCGCCGGGCCGAGCTGCGGAGCCTGGTCGACCGCGCGCTGCGGGCCGTGCTGCTGGTGCTGCTGCCGGTGACCGTCGTGCTGGTCGTGGCGGCCCGCCCGCTGGTGCAGCTGGTGTTCGGGCGGGGGGACTTCGACGCGGCCGCCGTCGCGGCGACCACCACCGCGGCGACCTGGTACGCCGCGGCCACCCTGGGGCTGGCACTGCGGTCGATCACCTCCCGCGCCTGCCTGGCCGTCGGGGACCGGCGGACCCCCACGGTGGTGGCGCTGCTGGCGATGGCGGTCAACGTGGTGGGCGACCTGACCCTCGGCGTCGCCTACGGCATCGCCGGCATCGCGCTGTCCACGAGCCTCTCGCTCGTGCTGGCCGCCGGGCTGTCGATCGCGCTGCTCGCCCGCCGGCACGACGGCGTCTCGCTGGGCCCGCTGGCCCGGTCGGTGGCCCGGCTGGGCGGGGCCGCGCTGCTCGGCGGGCTGCTGGCCGCGGGCGCGCTGGCCGGCCTGGGCCCCGGCGACGACGGCGCCCCGGACGCGCTGCTCCGGCTGGCCGTCGCGGGGAGCGTGGTCGCCGGCGTCCACCTCGCCGTGCTGGTGGCGATCCGCGCGCCGGAGCTCGCCGAGCTGCGCAGCCTGCCGGGGCTCCGCCGGCGTCCCGGCCACCGGGCCTGA
- a CDS encoding putative quinol monooxygenase, which yields MFARSTTVRGDPAAIDAAVSYVRDEVLPAVEPMAGCVGLSLLTNHRNGRCVLTSAWADEEALQASAEGTRGFRARFGELLDAVPMVATWEIAVMHRLRPAGDGACCRVVRGALHEPAAMDDVLGTVRTSLLPRLEELPGFCSVSFLVDRISGRTTTTVTYSDRAAMARAVDPGGALREEFSRASRTTVQEVSEYALSVAHLRVPETV from the coding sequence ATGTTCGCCCGATCCACCACCGTGCGCGGCGACCCCGCCGCGATCGACGCCGCCGTCTCCTACGTCCGGGACGAGGTGCTCCCGGCCGTCGAGCCGATGGCCGGCTGCGTCGGGCTCTCCCTGCTGACCAACCACCGCAACGGCCGGTGCGTGCTGACCAGCGCCTGGGCCGACGAGGAGGCCCTGCAGGCCAGCGCGGAGGGCACCCGCGGGTTCCGGGCCCGGTTCGGCGAGCTGCTCGACGCGGTGCCGATGGTCGCCACCTGGGAGATCGCGGTGATGCACCGGCTGCGGCCCGCCGGGGACGGCGCCTGCTGCCGGGTGGTGCGCGGCGCGCTGCACGAGCCGGCCGCGATGGACGACGTGCTCGGCACCGTGCGCACCAGCCTGCTGCCCCGGCTGGAGGAGCTGCCCGGCTTCTGCAGCGTGAGCTTCCTGGTCGACCGGATCTCCGGGCGCACCACGACCACGGTCACCTACAGCGACCGGGCCGCGATGGCCCGCGCCGTCGACCCCGGCGGCGCGCTGCGGGAGGAGTTCAGCCGGGCCAGCCGGACGACGGTCCAGGAGGTGAGCGAGTACGCGCTGTCGGTGGCCCACCTGCGGGTGCCCGAGACGGTCTAG
- a CDS encoding Acg family FMN-binding oxidoreductase, with the protein MLDADRWTQVVERAVRAPSIHNTQPWSFRADGDRLEVRHDPSRGLPAIDPTGRQQVLSVGVAVQFAVVALAALGAAAEVDVLPDPADPELVAVVRVIGRHEPTDGDRRAAAAIGQRHTDRARFLEQPLPAGLVDQLERTLGRDGVWLKLISRSEEETAVTTLLGEAEESEQRDPAYLAELRAWTRTDPSALDGVPADAVPDGEQRISNVPVRDFGTARPAPVAVPDDDDPAPPVEHPSVLLLGTTADDRAAWVRAGMALGRLLLALTEAGLVASPLTQALDQSWARARLTRRLDLVGHPQMLLRLGAPTGAAPSTGRRPVAEVLTLA; encoded by the coding sequence ATGCTGGACGCGGACCGGTGGACGCAGGTGGTCGAGCGGGCGGTGCGGGCCCCGTCGATCCACAACACCCAGCCGTGGTCCTTCCGTGCCGACGGCGACCGGCTGGAGGTGCGTCACGACCCGTCCCGCGGGCTGCCGGCGATCGACCCGACCGGCCGCCAGCAGGTGCTCAGCGTGGGCGTCGCGGTGCAGTTCGCCGTCGTCGCGCTGGCCGCACTGGGCGCCGCCGCCGAGGTCGACGTGCTCCCCGACCCGGCCGACCCCGAGCTGGTCGCCGTCGTCCGGGTGATCGGCCGGCACGAGCCCACCGACGGCGACCGGCGCGCCGCGGCGGCGATCGGGCAGCGGCACACCGACCGCGCCCGCTTCCTCGAGCAGCCTCTCCCGGCCGGCCTGGTCGATCAGCTGGAGCGCACGCTCGGGCGGGACGGCGTGTGGCTGAAGCTGATCAGCCGCAGCGAGGAGGAGACCGCGGTGACCACCCTGCTGGGCGAGGCCGAGGAGTCCGAGCAGCGCGACCCCGCCTACCTGGCCGAGCTGCGGGCGTGGACCCGCACCGACCCGTCCGCGCTCGACGGTGTGCCCGCGGACGCCGTCCCGGACGGGGAGCAGCGCATCTCGAACGTGCCGGTGCGCGACTTCGGCACCGCCCGGCCGGCCCCCGTGGCGGTGCCCGACGACGACGACCCGGCGCCGCCGGTCGAGCACCCCTCGGTGCTGCTGCTGGGCACCACGGCCGACGACCGCGCCGCCTGGGTGCGCGCCGGGATGGCGCTGGGCCGGCTGCTGCTGGCGCTCACCGAGGCCGGACTGGTCGCCTCACCGCTCACCCAGGCGCTGGACCAGTCCTGGGCGCGGGCCCGGCTGACCCGCCGGCTGGACCTGGTCGGTCACCCGCAGATGCTGCTGCGGCTGGGCGCCCCTACCGGCGCGGCCCCGTCCACCGGCCGCCGCCCGGTCGCCGAGGTGCTCACCCTCGCCTGA